Proteins encoded within one genomic window of Anopheles gambiae chromosome 3, idAnoGambNW_F1_1, whole genome shotgun sequence:
- the LOC1278926 gene encoding protein stunted isoform X1, with translation MAAWRTAGLNYINYSNIAARLLRKALKPELRVQAARRDDSHIKFTKWQGGKPEKALSE, from the exons ATGGCTGCCTGGAGAACTGCCGGACTGAA CTACATCAACTATTCCAACATTGCCGCCCGGCTGCTCCGTAAAGCGCTCAAGCCGGAGCTGCGAGTTCAAGCTGCCCGCCGCGATGATTCGCACATCAAGTTCACCAAATGGCAGGGTGGCAAGCCGGAAA aGGCCCTAAGCGAATAA
- the LOC1278926 gene encoding protein stunted isoform X2: protein MAAWRTAGLNYINYSNIAARLLRKALKPELRVQAARRDDSHIKFTKWQGGKPENEK from the exons ATGGCTGCCTGGAGAACTGCCGGACTGAA CTACATCAACTATTCCAACATTGCCGCCCGGCTGCTCCGTAAAGCGCTCAAGCCGGAGCTGCGAGTTCAAGCTGCCCGCCGCGATGATTCGCACATCAAGTTCACCAAATGGCAGGGTGGCAAGCCGGAAA atgaaaaatga
- the LOC1278926 gene encoding protein stunted isoform X3, which produces MAAWRTAGLNYINYSNIAARLLRKALKPELRVQAARRDDSHIKFTKWQGGKPESK; this is translated from the exons ATGGCTGCCTGGAGAACTGCCGGACTGAA CTACATCAACTATTCCAACATTGCCGCCCGGCTGCTCCGTAAAGCGCTCAAGCCGGAGCTGCGAGTTCAAGCTGCCCGCCGCGATGATTCGCACATCAAGTTCACCAAATGGCAGGGTGGCAAGCCGGAAAGTAAGTAA
- the LOC1278956 gene encoding inhibitor of nuclear factor kappa-B kinase subunit epsilon: MNSFLRGSMNYVWCTTSVLGKGSTGAVFQGVNKHNGEPVAVKTFNQLSHMRPQDVQMREFEVLRKVNHNNIVKLLDIEDDQEGRGKVIVMELCTGGSLFNILDDPENTYGLQQKEFLLVLEHLSAGMKHLRDNNLVHRDLKPGNIMKYISEDGQTVYKLTDFGAARELGENQQFASLYGTEEYLHPDMYERAVLRKSINRSFTANVDLWSIGVTLYHVATGNLPFRPYGGRKNKETMYHITTKKAPGVISGTQTSENGPIEWSKHLPAHCQLKEGLKQLVTPLMAGLLEESQGRMWSFDKFFLEVQNILNKTVLHIFYVNRATSIEVYLEPEQTLVHLLEHILAQTDVPQASQLLLLDNELFATKVDANTSARGYPPTDPSNPVMLFNIENYNVILPTEWDLPKFPTFPNGISVENDASLAKVACSVGHECKRRVESLSLLDTLMNKSVHQFSGFLAGFLVKLLKRTRHLEDIEGLISELTKMFEVAASNHETYQKLGATILASYETQKSDFQRVSEPIQQLYARFVKEESLVREWNSGYRALRTPNKNRDSEKAKSLVDRLRDSWQHMLRDRATRSLTYNDEQFHVLEKVKIAETGKRLKTLLNDGVRQAVEQEAECLADWYKKAQTIFLQTQFLTKDVGAYVDALYELREQLKQHREDLKEEISTDGEVSKTIAGKSIPTMTSTATTTIPIVGGGGGAGGDGGDGSDGKGLSARQNQYKVMCFMNMYNQIKEVKKMLQQNSDILAATQGLLPDVGDKAAAT; encoded by the exons ATGAACTCGTTCCTACGCGGATCGATGAACTACGTCTGGTGCACGACGAGCGTGCTGGGCAAGGGTTCGACCGGGGCCGTCTTCCAGGGCGTCAACAAGCACAACGGCGAGCCGGTGGCCGTGAAGACGTTCAACCAGCTCAGCCACATGCGCCCGCAGGACGTGCAGATGCGCGAGTTCGAGGTGCTGCGGAAGGTCAACCACAATAACATTGTGAAGCTGCTCGACATCGAGGACGATCAGGAAGGCCGCGGTAAGGTGATCGTGATGGAGCTGTGCACGGGCGGCAGCCTGTTCAACATACTGGACGATCCGGAAAATACGTACGGGCTGCAGCAGAAGGAGTTTCTGCTCGTGCTGGAGCATCTGTCTGCCGGGATGAAGCATCTGCGGGACAACAATCTCGTGCATCGCGATCTGAAGCCGGGCAACATCATGAAGTACATCTCGGAGGACGGTCAGACGGTGTACAAGCTGACGGACTTTGGTGCGGCCCGGGAGCTGGGTGAAAATCAACAGTTTGCTTCACTTTACGGCACGGAGGAGTACCTGCACCCGGACATGTACGAGCGGGCCGTGCTGCGGAAGTCAATTAATCGTAGCTTCACGGCGAACGTGGACCTTTGGTCGATCGGGGTGACGCTTTATCATGTAGCGACGGGGAATTTACCCTTCCGGCCGTACGGTGGGCGAAAGAACAAGGAAACGATGTACCACATCACGACGAAGAAAGCGCCGGGTGTTATTTCGGGCACGCAGACCAGCGAAAATGGACCGATCGAGTGGTCCAAGCATCTGCCCGCCCACTGTCAGCTGAAGGAGGGTTTGAAGCAGCTCGTAACGCCGCTGATGGCTGGCCTGCTGGAGGAGAGCCAGGGAAGGATGTGGTCGTTTGACAAGTTTTTCCTCGAGGTGCAAAACATTCTCAACAAAACGGTGCTGCACATTTTCTACGTCAATCGGGCTACTTCGATCGAGGTGTACCTGGAGCCGGAACAGACGCTGGTCCATCTGCTGGAGCACATTCTGGCGCAGACGGATGTACCGCAGGCGTcacagctactgctgctcgacaacgaacTGTTTGCGACGAAGGTAGATGCCAACACAAGTG CACGTGGCTATCCACCGACCGATCCGAGCAATCCGGTGATGCTGTTCAACATCGAAAACTACAACGTTATACTACCGACTGAGTGGGATCTGCCCAAGTTCCCTACATTCCCGAACGGCATTTCGGTGGAGAACGATGCCAGCCTGGCGAAGGTGGCTTGCAGCGTGGGGCACGAGTGTAAGAGGCGAGTGGAGAGCCTATCACTGCTGGACACGCTGATGAACAAATCGGTGCATCAATTTTCTGGCTTTTTGGCCGGTTTTCTGGTGAAGTTACTTAA aCGAACCCGTCATCTGGAAGATATAGAAGGACTGATCTCCGAGCTGACCAAGATGTTTGAAGTGGCAGCATCCAAT CACGAAACGTACCAAAAGCTCGGCGCCACCATCCTGGCCAGCTACGAAACGCAAAAGTCCGACTTCCAGCGCGTCTCCGAGCCAATCCAGCAGCTGTACGCACGCTTCGTCAAGGAGGAATCGCTCGTGCGCGAATGGAACTCGGGCTACCGGGCGCTCCGCACGCCCAACAAAAACCGCGACAGCGAGAAGGCGAAATCGCTCGTCGATCGGCTGCGCGACTCGTGGCAGCACATGTTGCGCGATCGGGCCACCCGCTCGCTCACCTACAACGACGAGCAGTTCCACGTGCTGGAGAAGGTCAAGATAGCCGAAACGGGCAAGCGGCTGAAAACGCTGCTGAACGATGGTGTCCGGCAGGCGGTCGAGCAGGAGGCGGAATGTTTGGCCGACTGGTACAAAAAGGCGCAGACCATCTTTCTGCAGACGCAGTTTCTTACCAAGGATGTCGGTGCGTACGTGGATGCGCTGTACGAGTTGCGCGAGCAGCTGAAGCAGCATCGGGAGGATTTGAAGGAGGAAATCAGCACGGATGGGGAGGTGTCGAAAACGATCGCCGGGAAATCGATACCGACCATGACGTCGACCGCAACGACGACAATCCCGATCGTGggcggaggtggtggtgctggtggagaTGGGGGTGATGGTAGCGATGGAAAGGGCCTTTCGGCACGCCAGAATCAGTATAAagtgatgtgtttcatg AACATGTACAACCAAATCAAAGAGGTGAAGAAAATGCTTCAGCAAAACAGTGATATCTTGGCCGCGACGCAGGGATTACTTCCCGATGTGGGCGATAAGGCGGCCGCCACGTAG